Part of the Bifidobacteriaceae bacterium genome is shown below.
GACCCGCGGATGGCGAAGCTCCGGATGAAAGTGTCCGGCGGGCTGCGCACCGCCGAGGGCGCCAACCAATTCGCCCGCCTCCGCTCCTACCTGTCAACCGCCGCCAAGAACGGCGTCCAAGGATTCGACGCACTCACCCGCGTCTTCACCCGGCAGCCATACCTACCCCAGACCACCTGACCAGTTACGACGACGGTACAGCGAATATGGCGCGCAGGCTCAGTCAAATGCACTGCGCGGGCACCGGGACAGGCTGCTGGCAATACCGCCTGCGCCGGGTCAAGGATTCGCGGTGGCCGCCCTTCGTTTAGTTTTCCGCTCCTGCGGCCAGGAGTTGTTCCACGATTTCGGTGTACCCCGCCTCTGCGGCGTAATGCAGGGCGCTGTGCTGGTCGTTGTCGACCGCTCCCAGATCAGCGCCCGCCTCGATAAGCATGGCGGTGAAGTCGTTCTTGCCGCGCATCGCGGCCAAGATCAGCGGGGACTCGCTCTCGGCGTTGCGGGCGTTGATGTCGGCTCCGGCGCCGATCAGCGCTTTGCCGACGAATTGGTTGCCCAGGGCGGCGGCCAGGTGCAGCGGGGAGTTGCCGGAAAGGTGCTTCAGGTTCACGTCGGCGCCCGCCTTGATGAGCATTTCGGTGATGTGGATGTTCTCCCCGCGCACCGCCAAGAGCAGCGGCGTGTCGCCCGCGTCGTTGAGGCCGTCGACTTGAACCCCTTCCGTTTTCAGCAGGCCGGCCACCACTTCGCTTTGGCCGTTGAGGCACGCCTGGTGCAGGGTTGTGTTTCCGAAATTGTCGGTGTGACCCGAATCGGCGAGCAGCGCGAGCACGTCCCTGAGCCCGCCGGCGGCGGCGTAGTCGATGGCGCCTTGGCCGTCCTCGTCTTTGATGCTCTTGTCCGCGCCGTGCTCCAGCAGCAGGCGGGTGATCTCGCTGCGGCCGTTCGCGGCCGCGTGGATCAGCGCCGTCTTGCCCTCCTTGTCGGTGGCGTTGACGTCCGCTCCCGCTTCCAGCAGCATTCGCACAATGTCCTTGTTCGCGCTTCGGGCGACGGCGTGCAGCGGAGTGAGGCTCGCGTTGTTGGCCAGCGAGGCGTCCGCGCCCGCGTCGAGCAGAAGTTTGACGATGTCACGGGCACCCTTCAGGCAGGCGTAGAACAGCGGCGTGTTCCCGATGCCGTCCCGCTTGTCCACGTCCACGTCGCCTTTCTTGA
Proteins encoded:
- a CDS encoding IS66 family transposase → DPRMAKLRMKVSGGLRTAEGANQFARLRSYLSTAAKNGVQGFDALTRVFTRQPYLPQTT
- a CDS encoding ankyrin repeat domain-containing protein gives rise to the protein MASNMDNIFLSACKNAQKGVVQAMLKKGDVDVDKRDGIGNTPLFYACLKGARDIVKLLLDAGADASLANNASLTPLHAVARSANKDIVRMLLEAGADVNATDKEGKTALIHAAANGRSEITRLLLEHGADKSIKDEDGQGAIDYAAAGGLRDVLALLADSGHTDNFGNTTLHQACLNGQSEVVAGLLKTEGVQVDGLNDAGDTPLLLAVRGENIHITEMLIKAGADVNLKHLSGNSPLHLAAALGNQFVGKALIGAGADINARNAESESPLILAAMRGKNDFTAMLIEAGADLGAVDNDQHSALHYAAEAGYTEIVEQLLAAGAEN